From Natrinema amylolyticum, the proteins below share one genomic window:
- a CDS encoding glycerophosphodiester phosphodiesterase yields MRLIAHRGFAATAPENTIGAVRAAAERADAVEFDVRRCGSGELVVVHDETIDRVTDGSGPVAGVTLAELTDYPVLESDERIPTLADMLAALPPSVEVNLELKEPGIAADVLAVLEDAAVDNRVVATSFLVDELRAIRERDPDRPIGLLASRHLETPVTTAVELDCDVLGASRWRCLATGIVPRAKAVGLEVHAWTVERRSMATLLGRRGVDCVSADRPIAV; encoded by the coding sequence ATGCGACTCATCGCACATCGCGGCTTCGCCGCGACCGCTCCCGAGAACACGATCGGTGCCGTCCGGGCCGCCGCCGAGCGCGCCGACGCCGTCGAGTTCGACGTGCGCCGCTGTGGCTCCGGCGAACTCGTGGTCGTCCACGACGAGACGATCGACCGCGTCACCGACGGCTCGGGCCCCGTCGCAGGGGTTACCCTCGCGGAGCTCACCGACTACCCGGTGCTCGAGTCCGACGAGCGGATTCCGACCCTCGCGGACATGCTCGCGGCCCTGCCGCCGTCCGTCGAGGTCAATCTCGAACTCAAGGAGCCGGGCATCGCCGCGGACGTCCTCGCGGTCCTCGAGGACGCGGCCGTCGACAACCGCGTCGTCGCGACGTCCTTTCTGGTCGACGAACTGCGGGCGATCCGCGAGCGCGATCCGGACCGGCCGATCGGATTACTGGCGAGTCGTCACCTCGAGACGCCGGTCACCACGGCGGTCGAACTCGACTGTGACGTCCTCGGCGCGAGTCGCTGGCGCTGTCTGGCGACCGGAATCGTCCCGCGGGCGAAAGCGGTGGGGCTCGAGGTCCACGCGTGGACGGTCGAACGGCGATCGATGGCGACCCTGCTCGGTCGTCGCGGCGTCGACTGCGTCTCGGCGGATCGGCCGATCGCCGTGTGA
- a CDS encoding secondary thiamine-phosphate synthase enzyme YjbQ, with translation MAFSVETESRSTTVDVTDRIAAAVPDDLESGTCTAFVQHTTAGLVVQEDEPRLRGDLESFLRDLVPDEGHAHDELDGNADAHLRAALIGPDVTIPVENGELALGTWQSVLLVECDGPRTRTVTVTTVGE, from the coding sequence ATGGCGTTTTCAGTCGAGACCGAGTCCCGATCGACGACCGTCGACGTGACCGATCGCATCGCTGCGGCCGTTCCGGACGACCTCGAGTCGGGGACTTGCACCGCCTTCGTTCAGCATACGACGGCAGGGCTCGTCGTCCAAGAGGACGAGCCGCGACTTCGCGGCGACCTCGAGTCGTTCCTGCGCGACCTCGTGCCCGACGAGGGGCACGCACACGACGAGCTGGACGGCAATGCGGACGCCCATCTGCGAGCGGCGCTGATCGGGCCGGACGTGACGATACCGGTCGAGAACGGGGAGTTGGCACTGGGGACGTGGCAGTCGGTGTTGCTCGTCGAGTGTGACGGGCCGCGAACCCGGACCGTGACCGTGACGACCGTCGGCGAGTAG
- a CDS encoding branched-chain amino acid ABC transporter permease: MTSILDRVLETVSEGVAALRSKLTDSRRPQWQNDLLLIGGVMLATYAFFIAIGLLFGVSTNLIVGQLQQITFFAAVYALAALALNLHWGYTGLFNIGVAGFMAVGAYTMGMLTAAPDGSPPGLGLPLIVGVVGGMIAAALVGFIAALPALRVRADYFAIVTLGLSEIIRRALLSRSLQEFEIAGYTLGTGGGSGIRAPSTDVVADYLLYVGADRTGVPTALGAVLFESAESLGIQSSIVRNAVYTLVLIAFVVAFYLLLTRIAYSPFGRILKAIREDELAARSLGKDTNRAKIKVFMLGCALMGLAGILWQGSRSNISPNSFMPIVTFYIFVALIVGGSGSNTGSVVGGFAFAAFLYQGPRFIRTIVRALFDVRAPPTIYDAFVALGSGDPLPMLGYFIGSLDEIRYIFIGIVLITLMIWRPDGLLGHRKEIAAATDLSRRSVATDGGEETDE; this comes from the coding sequence ATGACGTCGATTCTCGACAGAGTTCTCGAGACGGTCTCCGAAGGGGTCGCCGCGCTCAGAAGTAAGCTGACCGACTCGAGGCGGCCCCAGTGGCAGAACGATCTGCTGCTGATCGGCGGCGTCATGCTGGCGACGTACGCCTTCTTCATCGCGATCGGACTGTTGTTCGGCGTCAGTACCAACCTGATCGTCGGGCAGCTCCAGCAGATCACATTCTTCGCGGCCGTTTACGCGCTCGCCGCGCTCGCGTTGAACCTCCACTGGGGGTACACCGGCCTGTTCAACATCGGCGTCGCCGGGTTCATGGCCGTCGGTGCGTACACCATGGGGATGTTGACTGCCGCACCGGACGGCTCGCCGCCCGGCCTGGGCCTTCCGCTGATCGTCGGCGTCGTCGGCGGCATGATCGCCGCCGCCCTCGTCGGCTTTATCGCGGCCCTGCCGGCCCTGCGGGTGCGAGCGGACTACTTCGCGATCGTCACGCTCGGGCTCTCCGAGATTATCCGTCGCGCCCTGCTCTCGCGGTCGCTACAGGAGTTCGAGATCGCCGGCTATACGCTCGGAACCGGCGGCGGCAGCGGGATCCGCGCTCCCTCGACCGACGTCGTCGCCGACTATCTGCTGTACGTCGGCGCTGACCGGACGGGCGTTCCGACGGCCCTCGGAGCCGTGTTGTTCGAGAGTGCTGAATCGCTGGGAATCCAGTCGTCGATCGTCAGAAACGCCGTCTACACGCTCGTGTTGATCGCGTTCGTCGTCGCCTTCTACCTGCTGTTGACTCGGATCGCATACTCCCCGTTCGGTCGGATCCTGAAAGCGATCCGGGAGGACGAACTCGCGGCCCGCTCGCTCGGCAAGGACACGAACCGCGCGAAGATCAAGGTCTTCATGCTCGGCTGTGCGCTGATGGGACTCGCCGGAATCCTCTGGCAGGGCAGCCGCTCCAACATCAGCCCGAACAGCTTCATGCCGATCGTGACGTTCTACATCTTCGTCGCGCTCATCGTCGGCGGCTCCGGATCGAACACCGGCAGCGTCGTCGGCGGCTTCGCGTTCGCCGCGTTCCTCTACCAGGGGCCCCGGTTCATCCGGACAATCGTTCGGGCGCTCTTCGACGTCCGCGCGCCGCCGACGATTTACGACGCGTTCGTCGCACTGGGCTCGGGCGATCCCCTGCCGATGCTCGGCTACTTCATCGGTAGCCTCGATGAGATACGATACATTTTCATCGGAATCGTGCTAATTACACTCATGATTTGGCGTCCCGACGGGCTGCTCGGCCATCGCAAGGAGATCGCGGCCGCGACCGACCTCTCGCGTCGGTCCGTCGCGACCGACGGAGGTGAGGAGACCGATGAGTGA
- a CDS encoding sodium-dependent transporter yields MAQRETWATRTGFILAAVGSAVGLGNIWRFPFVAGEGGGAAFLVVYLLFVGLIGFPAILVEFVVGRRTERNPVGALMELGGNAWKYVGGVFIVTGFVILSYYSVVAGWFIRYFLEGFRGSYASHLASYESAAAEAGVPATAIMFGELSTGLDAFVLHTIFMALTIGIVALGIRRGIEAATKLMVPAIVLLLVGMAVWAFTLPDSGAGYSYYLSPDFGVILENWTELLPAAAGQAFFTLSLGMGVMITYASYLGEDRNLTRDALTIIGFDTGIAFLTGLVVFPIFFAGGITEPGEGGAGAIFVSMTDAFATLSGGRILGLLFFGTVAIAALSSAISLLEVVTAYVIDEKGVDRWKAALGMGTVIYLLGIPVTYDLIFLDLLDLFADGILLVFGALVLMLLVGWVAPRFAVDELSKGIGDLGALGQAWIWAVRVPIIVVLAVSLYLGLVDYIDFLTGPFSDWVSQNL; encoded by the coding sequence ATGGCGCAGCGTGAAACGTGGGCGACGAGAACAGGATTCATCCTCGCTGCAGTCGGCAGCGCGGTGGGGTTAGGAAACATCTGGCGGTTCCCGTTCGTCGCGGGTGAAGGCGGTGGGGCGGCGTTTCTGGTCGTGTACCTGCTGTTCGTCGGACTCATCGGGTTCCCGGCTATTCTGGTCGAGTTCGTCGTCGGCCGACGGACGGAGCGGAATCCGGTCGGCGCACTGATGGAACTGGGGGGGAACGCCTGGAAGTACGTCGGTGGCGTGTTCATCGTCACCGGATTCGTGATTCTGTCGTACTACAGCGTCGTCGCCGGCTGGTTCATTCGGTACTTCCTCGAGGGGTTCCGCGGGAGCTATGCGAGTCACCTCGCGAGCTACGAGAGCGCCGCGGCCGAAGCCGGCGTGCCGGCGACAGCGATCATGTTCGGTGAACTGTCGACCGGACTCGACGCGTTCGTGTTACACACGATCTTCATGGCGTTGACGATCGGAATCGTCGCCCTCGGTATCCGCCGCGGCATCGAAGCCGCGACGAAGCTGATGGTTCCCGCGATCGTGCTCTTGCTCGTCGGAATGGCGGTCTGGGCGTTCACCCTCCCCGATTCCGGGGCGGGCTACTCGTACTATCTCTCCCCGGACTTCGGCGTCATCCTCGAGAACTGGACCGAACTCCTGCCCGCAGCGGCCGGACAGGCGTTCTTCACGCTCTCGCTCGGGATGGGCGTGATGATTACCTATGCGTCCTACCTCGGCGAGGACCGAAACCTGACCAGAGACGCCCTCACGATCATCGGGTTCGACACCGGTATCGCGTTCCTAACTGGCCTGGTCGTCTTCCCGATCTTCTTCGCGGGTGGGATCACTGAACCCGGCGAGGGCGGTGCCGGCGCGATTTTCGTGTCGATGACGGACGCGTTCGCGACCCTCTCCGGCGGCCGCATCCTCGGCCTCCTGTTCTTCGGGACCGTCGCGATCGCGGCCCTCTCGAGTGCAATCTCTCTGCTCGAGGTCGTGACCGCGTACGTGATCGACGAAAAGGGGGTAGACCGATGGAAGGCGGCGCTGGGAATGGGCACGGTCATCTACCTGCTCGGGATTCCGGTCACGTACGACCTGATCTTCCTCGACCTGCTCGACCTGTTCGCCGACGGGATTCTGCTGGTGTTCGGCGCGCTCGTACTCATGTTGCTCGTCGGCTGGGTCGCACCGCGGTTCGCCGTCGACGAACTCTCGAAGGGGATCGGCGATCTCGGCGCGCTGGGACAGGCGTGGATCTGGGCGGTCCGCGTTCCGATTATCGTCGTCCTCGCCGTCTCCCTGTACCTGGGTCTCGTGGACTATATCGACTTCCTCACCGGGCCCTTCTCGGACTGGGTCAGCCAAAACCTGTAA
- a CDS encoding response regulator yields the protein MSGRDRDSVDVLLVEDETEDVRLIREAFDGVDVETSVHVATDGDEALTMLTDRGDEPPSVPIPDLVLLDLDLPRMSGLELLEAITDEPALARLPVLVLTRSATVEDVHASYELAANAYLMKPTDPEEYDEMVEAVADFWFRRAALPTNGS from the coding sequence ATGAGCGGCCGCGATCGCGATTCGGTCGACGTGTTGCTCGTCGAGGACGAGACCGAGGACGTTCGGCTCATCCGCGAGGCGTTCGACGGGGTAGACGTCGAAACGTCGGTCCACGTCGCCACCGACGGTGACGAGGCGCTGACGATGCTGACTGACCGCGGCGACGAGCCGCCGTCGGTCCCGATCCCGGATCTCGTCTTGCTGGATCTGGATCTGCCGCGAATGAGCGGTCTCGAGCTCCTCGAGGCGATCACGGACGAGCCGGCGCTCGCGCGACTTCCCGTGCTCGTCTTGACGCGATCGGCGACGGTCGAAGACGTTCACGCGAGTTACGAGCTCGCGGCAAACGCCTATCTCATGAAACCGACCGATCCCGAGGAGTACGACGAGATGGTCGAGGCGGTCGCGGACTTCTGGTTCAGGCGGGCCGCCCTGCCGACGAACGGCTCGTAG
- a CDS encoding SDR family oxidoreductase, with translation MAVTTEFDVDFDGTVAVITGASGALGSAAVDRFREAGATVCAVDVIAPDEEDSLLEADPADESDLAFYEADLTDEGDVAALMESVVDDHGRIDHLLNIAGTWRGGDHVEDTDLEEFEMLVDVNLKTAFLASKHALPTLQETDGSIVSISARSSLEGGEGDGPYRITKAGIRLLTETLAEENRGTVRANCVMPSVIDTPMNREMMPDADHDEWVDPLEIADVMAFLCSDGAAVTSGAAVPVYGEA, from the coding sequence ATGGCAGTCACGACCGAGTTCGACGTCGATTTCGACGGGACCGTCGCGGTGATCACCGGAGCCAGCGGCGCGCTCGGCAGCGCGGCCGTCGACCGCTTCCGCGAGGCGGGCGCGACGGTCTGTGCCGTCGACGTGATCGCCCCGGACGAGGAGGACAGTCTGCTCGAGGCCGACCCCGCCGACGAGTCCGACCTCGCGTTCTACGAGGCCGATCTGACCGACGAGGGCGACGTCGCGGCCCTGATGGAGTCCGTCGTCGACGATCACGGCCGGATCGACCACCTGCTGAACATCGCCGGGACGTGGCGCGGCGGCGACCACGTCGAAGACACCGATCTCGAGGAATTCGAGATGCTCGTCGACGTCAACCTGAAGACCGCGTTTCTGGCGTCCAAACACGCCCTCCCGACCCTGCAGGAAACGGACGGATCGATCGTCAGTATCAGCGCGCGCTCCTCGCTCGAGGGCGGCGAGGGCGACGGCCCCTACCGGATCACGAAGGCCGGTATCCGGCTACTGACGGAGACGCTGGCCGAGGAGAACCGCGGGACCGTCCGCGCGAACTGCGTCATGCCGAGCGTGATCGACACGCCGATGAACCGAGAGATGATGCCCGACGCCGATCACGACGAGTGGGTCGATCCGCTCGAGATCGCGGACGTGATGGCCTTCCTCTGTAGCGACGGGGCCGCGGTGACGAGCGGCGCTGCCGTGCCGGTGTACGGCGAGGCCTGA
- a CDS encoding HEAT repeat domain-containing protein, with amino-acid sequence MDGDGGEAIESRGRGAAGVDLPSILTRLDDPDPAEQRGAVRRIRTAIDDQGQGAVCAPTVPKLRTLLERPDGDFHGEVAACLADLAAEAPTDVAPSTGAIVTVARERADQPLTRELLRCLAAVAAERPDVVVEHVEAIADVLDRRRGYDHWGLRALAHVSREEPTAIEPVAPVLTDALAANPVENGEPALRALGRLARSEGELPSLELVAHAAALVDHDDRSLRHDAIGCLGDVAHRDPAAVEPVCADLEAALSFPEPDTRAVAAVTVARVAAEIDDAVDTVRGQLLELLADDQPHVRANACVALGHGGVDAAAPRLRELASEDPAPNVRDRASWAVRRLSTSQ; translated from the coding sequence ATGGATGGGGACGGGGGCGAGGCCATCGAATCCCGGGGTCGGGGGGCCGCCGGGGTCGATTTGCCGTCGATACTCACACGACTCGACGATCCGGATCCGGCCGAGCAACGCGGTGCCGTCCGCCGGATTCGGACCGCGATCGACGACCAGGGGCAGGGAGCGGTCTGTGCACCGACGGTGCCGAAGTTACGGACGCTGCTCGAGCGGCCCGACGGGGATTTTCACGGTGAGGTCGCCGCCTGTCTCGCCGATCTGGCGGCCGAGGCACCCACCGACGTCGCGCCGTCGACCGGCGCGATCGTGACCGTCGCCCGCGAGCGCGCCGATCAACCGCTAACGCGAGAGCTCCTCCGCTGTCTCGCCGCCGTCGCGGCCGAACGGCCGGACGTCGTCGTCGAGCACGTCGAGGCGATCGCCGACGTGCTCGACCGGCGACGCGGCTACGACCACTGGGGGCTTCGAGCGCTGGCTCACGTTTCGAGGGAGGAGCCGACGGCGATCGAACCGGTGGCTCCGGTGCTCACCGATGCGCTGGCGGCGAACCCGGTCGAAAACGGGGAGCCGGCGCTTCGAGCGCTCGGTCGACTGGCGCGATCCGAGGGAGAGCTCCCCTCCCTCGAGCTCGTCGCGCACGCCGCCGCGCTCGTCGATCACGACGATCGATCCCTGCGACACGACGCGATCGGCTGTCTCGGCGACGTGGCCCACCGCGATCCCGCGGCGGTCGAACCGGTCTGTGCCGATCTCGAGGCGGCGCTTTCGTTTCCCGAGCCGGACACGCGGGCCGTCGCCGCGGTCACGGTCGCTCGCGTCGCCGCCGAGATCGATGACGCGGTCGACACGGTTCGCGGGCAGTTGCTCGAACTCCTCGCGGACGACCAGCCGCACGTCCGGGCGAACGCATGCGTCGCGCTCGGTCACGGCGGCGTCGACGCGGCCGCGCCGCGGCTGCGAGAACTCGCGAGCGAGGATCCGGCACCGAACGTCCGCGACCGCGCCTCGTGGGCCGTGAGACGCCTTTCAACGAGCCAGTAG
- a CDS encoding branched-chain amino acid ABC transporter permease, with the protein MSTGNVRGRLSGLTGQDLVGVILLLGIVVLAGDLVRQVVTGELPIGRLRSYLWTGIVDSLYIGLAAIGLSMTYSILRFANFSHGDLITTGAFSGWTVAYLVGGLGVADLSSRLLLRAGGGAQPGRIGMDVLASPIAIVLGLVTAVIVTILVALAIDRYVYRNLRDEDGIALLIASVGVALALRYLLAVFYTPETRGVVASAPEVAGVDIHQLTLVVSAVSLMAGVHLLLQYTKLGKSMRAMSDNKDLALITGIPTERVIFATWVIGAGLAGAAGYLIVLDRGQVSINLGWFLLLLIFAAVILGGIGSIYGAIAGSLVIGITINLSLVWIPSDMNEIAAFTLMILVLIFRPDGLFSGVETA; encoded by the coding sequence ATGAGTACAGGTAACGTAAGGGGGAGACTCTCAGGCCTAACGGGACAGGACCTGGTAGGGGTGATACTGCTCCTCGGGATCGTCGTTTTGGCGGGGGATCTCGTCCGTCAGGTCGTGACCGGCGAGTTACCGATCGGCCGGCTGCGGTCGTATCTCTGGACCGGAATTGTCGACTCGTTGTACATCGGTCTGGCGGCCATCGGACTCTCGATGACGTACAGTATTCTCCGATTCGCGAACTTCTCGCACGGCGATCTGATCACGACCGGCGCGTTCTCAGGGTGGACGGTCGCCTATCTCGTCGGCGGCCTCGGCGTCGCCGACCTGAGTAGTCGACTGCTGCTTCGAGCGGGCGGCGGCGCACAGCCCGGTCGGATCGGAATGGACGTCCTCGCGTCGCCGATCGCGATCGTTCTCGGCCTCGTCACGGCCGTGATCGTGACGATTCTCGTCGCACTGGCGATCGATCGATACGTCTATCGGAACTTGCGCGACGAGGACGGCATCGCGCTGCTGATCGCCAGCGTCGGCGTCGCGCTCGCGTTACGATATCTCCTCGCGGTATTCTACACGCCGGAGACGCGCGGCGTCGTGGCCTCGGCTCCGGAGGTCGCCGGCGTCGATATCCATCAGCTGACGCTCGTCGTCTCGGCGGTCTCCCTGATGGCCGGCGTCCACCTGCTCTTGCAGTACACGAAACTCGGCAAGTCGATGCGAGCGATGTCCGACAACAAGGACCTCGCGCTCATCACGGGTATCCCGACCGAGCGCGTGATCTTCGCGACCTGGGTGATCGGGGCCGGGCTGGCCGGTGCCGCCGGCTACCTCATCGTCCTCGATCGCGGTCAGGTCTCGATCAACCTCGGCTGGTTCCTCCTCCTGTTGATCTTCGCGGCCGTCATCCTCGGCGGCATCGGCTCGATCTACGGGGCGATCGCGGGCTCGCTCGTCATCGGTATCACGATTAATCTCTCGCTCGTCTGGATTCCTTCTGACATGAACGAGATCGCGGCGTTCACGCTGATGATCCTCGTGTTGATCTTCCGACCCGACGGGCTATTCAGCGGGGTGGAAACGGCATGA
- a CDS encoding SpoVR family protein — protein MSKSNSNADRFRKQAIASELEEPVEEARNLAEKLGLEPYPVKYWIIDYDEMNELIAYGGFQSRYPHWRWGMQYDKQQKQGQYGGGKAFEIVNNDNPAHAFLQESNTVADQKAVITHVEAHSDFFANNDWFGMFTSGRADEDQVNAAAMLERHARAINEYMSDPDIDRAEVEKWIDHCLSLEDNIDQHQVFSRRLDVDGPAIEEIDEDLAEKLDELELSDEIKGEVFNEEWVEKLEGEEGGATFPEEPQKDLLAFVREHGKQYDDEADRGVEMEEWQRDILDMMRAEAYYFAAQKMTKVMNEGWAAYWESTMMTDEAFAGDDEFLNYADHMAKVLASGGLNPYSLGMELWEYVENTTNRQEVLEALLRVEGISWRNLVDVVDFDEVLAALEPPEAIETITPETLDQLEAVSDEWVDREALERAKEGEIDVEKYPWKVLTEAGLARRHYSLVKRQHRGFLKRINQNELERIGRYLFDDARYDSIEEALEDVDFTAGWDRMFDVRESHNDVTFLDEFLTQEFITENNYFTYEHSQATGQFHVASDAAEDVKKKLLLQFTNFGKPTIAVYDGNYNNANELLLGHQYNGVMLDLGQAKETLKRIFELWGRPVNLLTIVKEVDEHDIEVAKRRNREPEPEEQGKLIRYNGETVTTEDVPWEEVEHLAADDVDYDTKPDEWLA, from the coding sequence ATGAGTAAGTCAAATTCCAACGCGGATCGATTCCGCAAACAGGCGATCGCTAGCGAGCTCGAGGAGCCGGTCGAAGAGGCCCGGAACCTCGCGGAGAAGCTCGGCCTCGAGCCCTATCCGGTGAAGTACTGGATCATCGACTACGACGAGATGAACGAGCTCATCGCCTACGGCGGGTTCCAGTCGCGGTACCCGCACTGGCGGTGGGGAATGCAGTACGACAAACAGCAAAAGCAGGGCCAGTACGGCGGCGGGAAGGCCTTCGAGATCGTCAACAACGACAACCCGGCCCACGCGTTCTTACAGGAGTCGAACACGGTGGCCGACCAGAAGGCGGTCATCACGCACGTCGAGGCCCACTCGGACTTCTTTGCAAACAACGACTGGTTCGGCATGTTCACCAGCGGGCGCGCGGACGAGGATCAGGTCAACGCCGCGGCCATGCTCGAGCGCCACGCCCGCGCCATCAACGAGTACATGTCCGATCCCGACATCGACCGCGCTGAGGTCGAGAAGTGGATCGACCACTGTCTGAGTCTCGAGGACAATATCGACCAGCATCAGGTGTTCAGCCGCCGGCTCGACGTCGACGGCCCCGCGATCGAGGAGATCGACGAGGACCTCGCCGAGAAGTTAGACGAACTCGAGCTCTCCGACGAGATCAAAGGCGAGGTGTTCAACGAGGAGTGGGTCGAGAAACTCGAGGGCGAAGAGGGCGGCGCGACCTTCCCCGAGGAGCCACAGAAGGACCTGCTGGCGTTCGTCCGCGAGCACGGCAAGCAGTACGACGACGAGGCCGATCGGGGCGTCGAGATGGAGGAGTGGCAACGCGACATCCTCGACATGATGCGGGCGGAGGCCTACTACTTCGCCGCCCAGAAGATGACGAAGGTGATGAACGAGGGGTGGGCCGCCTACTGGGAATCGACGATGATGACCGACGAGGCGTTCGCCGGCGACGACGAGTTCCTCAACTACGCCGATCACATGGCGAAGGTCCTGGCGTCGGGCGGGCTCAACCCCTACAGCCTCGGGATGGAGCTCTGGGAGTACGTCGAGAACACGACCAACCGCCAGGAGGTCCTCGAGGCCCTGCTGCGCGTCGAGGGGATCTCCTGGCGCAACCTCGTCGACGTCGTCGACTTCGACGAGGTCCTCGCGGCGCTCGAGCCGCCGGAAGCGATCGAGACGATCACGCCCGAGACGCTCGATCAGCTCGAGGCGGTCTCTGACGAGTGGGTCGACCGCGAGGCGCTCGAGCGGGCCAAGGAGGGCGAGATCGACGTCGAGAAGTACCCCTGGAAGGTGCTGACCGAAGCGGGACTGGCGCGGCGACACTACTCGCTGGTCAAGCGTCAGCACCGCGGCTTCCTCAAGCGGATCAACCAGAACGAACTCGAGCGGATCGGCCGCTACCTGTTCGACGACGCGCGGTACGACTCGATCGAGGAGGCGCTCGAGGACGTCGACTTCACGGCGGGTTGGGACCGGATGTTCGACGTCCGGGAGAGTCACAACGACGTGACCTTCCTGGACGAGTTCCTGACCCAGGAGTTCATCACGGAGAACAACTACTTCACCTACGAACACTCGCAGGCGACGGGGCAGTTCCACGTCGCCAGCGACGCGGCCGAGGACGTCAAGAAGAAGCTCCTGCTGCAGTTCACCAACTTCGGGAAGCCGACCATCGCGGTCTACGACGGCAACTACAACAACGCGAACGAGCTGCTGCTCGGCCACCAGTACAACGGCGTCATGCTCGATCTGGGGCAGGCGAAGGAGACGCTCAAGCGGATCTTCGAGCTGTGGGGCCGGCCGGTGAACCTGCTGACGATCGTCAAGGAGGTCGACGAACACGATATCGAGGTGGCGAAGCGCCGCAACCGCGAGCCGGAACCCGAGGAGCAGGGGAAGCTGATCCGGTACAACGGCGAGACGGTGACGACCGAGGACGTGCCCTGGGAGGAGGTCGAGCACCTCGCGGCCGACGACGTCGACTACGACACGAAACCCGACGAGTGGCTCGCGTGA